A DNA window from Fodinibius sp. Rm-B-1B1-1 contains the following coding sequences:
- a CDS encoding transcriptional regulator has protein sequence MKLSIDDLHKAFESRVRLGIMSALAVNDSLDFTSLKEFLDVTDGNLATHIKKLEEEGFIEVQKSFIDNKPNTSYSMTTEGQKAFEDHLKALESIINSQK, from the coding sequence GTGAAACTATCAATCGACGATTTACATAAGGCGTTCGAGAGCCGGGTCAGGCTCGGAATCATGTCGGCGTTGGCTGTAAATGACAGCCTTGATTTTACGTCGCTGAAGGAGTTTCTGGATGTGACGGACGGCAATCTGGCCACCCACATCAAGAAGTTGGAGGAAGAAGGATTTATTGAGGTGCAGAAGTCTTTTATCGATAACAAACCCAATACGAGTTACTCCATGACCACAGAGGGACAAAAAGCATTTGAAGATCATCTAAAAGCACTGGAAAGCATTATCAATTCACAAAAATAA
- the purM gene encoding phosphoribosylformylglycinamidine cyclo-ligase: protein MSKKKFTYKDAGVDIEAGEEMVESIKGLVKETHSDAVLHNIGGFGGFFRPNLSSYEDPVFVSSVDGVGTKLIVAFKSKKYDSVGQDLVNHCINDIAVCGADPLFFLDYFSTGKLEQEVGYQVVKGFSKACKENGVALIGGETAEMPDIYSEGEFDLAGTIVGMVDRKKVIDGSDIEKGNILLGFRSTGLHTNGYSLARKVLFSEYEVSDYVDKLGATVGDAMLEVHKSYLPIIRKLRDLDGVNGFSHITGGGIIGNTKRVVPDELTIQLDWGAWHRPAIFELIKDLGNVPEDDMRATFNLGIGLIAVVDPKIADQVKESAAEIDEDIIELGEIN, encoded by the coding sequence ATGAGCAAAAAGAAATTTACCTACAAAGATGCTGGCGTTGATATTGAAGCCGGAGAAGAAATGGTTGAATCCATAAAAGGCCTTGTCAAAGAAACCCACAGCGATGCTGTATTACATAATATTGGCGGTTTTGGAGGATTCTTTCGTCCCAATTTAAGCAGCTACGAAGATCCCGTATTTGTCAGTAGTGTAGATGGAGTAGGTACTAAGCTGATTGTGGCATTCAAATCCAAGAAGTATGATTCTGTGGGACAGGACCTGGTTAATCATTGTATTAACGACATTGCTGTTTGTGGAGCCGATCCGCTCTTTTTCCTCGATTATTTTTCCACCGGAAAACTTGAGCAGGAGGTTGGATACCAAGTCGTAAAAGGATTCTCAAAAGCATGTAAAGAGAATGGTGTAGCCCTTATTGGCGGTGAAACAGCCGAAATGCCAGATATCTATAGCGAGGGAGAATTTGACCTGGCGGGAACTATTGTAGGTATGGTTGATCGCAAAAAAGTTATTGATGGCTCAGATATAGAAAAAGGAAATATTCTGTTAGGTTTTCGAAGTACTGGTCTTCATACCAATGGATATTCTTTGGCGCGTAAAGTGCTGTTTTCTGAATATGAAGTTTCAGATTACGTGGACAAATTGGGAGCCACTGTGGGAGATGCCATGTTGGAGGTTCATAAATCTTATCTTCCCATCATCCGGAAATTACGGGATTTAGATGGTGTAAACGGCTTTTCTCATATCACTGGTGGAGGTATTATTGGGAATACCAAGCGTGTAGTCCCTGATGAACTAACTATTCAGTTAGACTGGGGGGCATGGCATAGACCCGCCATTTTTGAGCTCATCAAAGACTTAGGTAACGTACCTGAAGACGATATGCGGGCTACTTTTAACTTGGGTATTGGGCTTATTGCAGTTGTTGACCCTAAAATAGCAGATCAAGTAAAAGAAAGTGCTGCCGAGATCGACGAAGATATTATTGAACTGGGAGAGATAAATTAG
- the dtd gene encoding D-aminoacyl-tRNA deacylase, with protein sequence MKIVLQRVSEASVFVHDERVGAIGYGLMLLVGVHEDDTEEQMQWLAEKILKLRVFDDEDGKMNLSVQDVKGEILVVPQFTLYGDYEQGNRPSYFEAAGPDKADQLYEDMVAYFEKHSDLNIETGQFGAYMDVQLHNDGPVTLVMER encoded by the coding sequence ATGAAGATAGTACTACAACGGGTATCCGAAGCGAGTGTTTTTGTGCATGATGAGCGAGTTGGTGCGATTGGTTATGGCCTGATGTTGTTGGTGGGCGTCCATGAGGATGATACCGAGGAGCAGATGCAGTGGCTGGCTGAAAAAATATTGAAACTGCGTGTATTTGATGATGAAGATGGGAAGATGAATCTATCGGTACAGGATGTGAAGGGTGAAATTCTGGTAGTTCCTCAGTTTACTCTGTATGGGGATTATGAGCAGGGGAATCGACCCAGTTACTTTGAGGCAGCAGGACCGGATAAAGCCGATCAACTTTATGAGGATATGGTAGCTTATTTTGAAAAGCACTCCGACCTCAATATAGAAACAGGTCAATTTGGGGCTTATATGGATGTCCAACTTCATAATGATGGACCGGTAACATTGGTTATGGAGCGGTGA
- a CDS encoding alpha/beta hydrolase family protein, with amino-acid sequence MSTKLYFLSLMFGILFLFNSYSSILAQEQPTPERLISHKNPEQIALSPDGTKAIVHTRKADVKKNRHNQSIRLLYTDSPERNKQLSLPKDTKSVEWLPDGQHIAYLAQADQRPQVWIKEIGRDSSRQITKERAGVQQFSIAPDGKTIAYTTVDMKAMAKARKQAQSQKIQGVEVDLLTFSAHKINNLQRNSSPPSMQAFISDLDGGGKTLISDTLSVKNFKWSPTAKKIALTTIKSPMQSTGLPTRSSDLAIYQINNDQLEIITEAKQNPTSFFKDVISFSTPFWSPSGDKLGFVRYDFSDRWSTTGEIGLYDLKSKSTKMITSANKQEFYKPKFHWIEDNYIHIEQTTEAQHGLFKLSIDDANLSTINVSDDHKSNFSFSSDGQSLIWVQQSINQQPEIFYADRNFDNMKQISDLNGDQNFQLPEIKSIVWQSDDGTEVQGWYIYPVNLNNKQSPPVITLLHGGPGLPVTNKFHPYLQQWPFPIQSLTAKGYAIFIPNYRHTKSFGKDFMIPSKIDKEPIEDVISGIKYLVSNNMADKNNLGISGHSHGGWLGPMVAAENPIFKAASFAEGFGNYLSLYGHLDGARNKELHEYYLEFAPYDNPDRYLELSPIFEDSLTTKIPTLLEFGQHSPVAKQGVEFAKAFWRQDTPHKLTIYPGEGHSIRSPALQANAMKRNIDWFEKWMD; translated from the coding sequence ATGTCTACTAAGTTATACTTTCTTTCCCTGATGTTTGGAATACTTTTTCTGTTCAATAGTTATTCATCAATTTTAGCCCAAGAGCAACCTACTCCTGAAAGATTAATTTCACATAAAAATCCAGAACAGATCGCCCTATCCCCAGATGGTACGAAAGCCATTGTTCATACACGTAAGGCAGATGTTAAAAAGAATCGCCATAACCAATCGATTAGACTCCTTTATACAGATTCACCGGAGAGAAATAAACAGCTTTCATTACCTAAGGATACTAAGTCTGTAGAGTGGTTACCTGATGGTCAACATATTGCTTACCTGGCACAGGCAGATCAGCGACCACAAGTTTGGATTAAAGAAATTGGCCGCGATTCATCCCGACAAATAACAAAAGAGCGTGCAGGAGTACAGCAATTTTCTATCGCTCCTGATGGTAAAACTATTGCTTACACCACGGTAGATATGAAAGCCATGGCAAAAGCAAGAAAGCAGGCCCAATCGCAAAAAATACAGGGAGTAGAAGTCGATCTGCTAACATTCAGCGCTCATAAAATTAATAACCTCCAGCGAAATAGTTCTCCACCTTCTATGCAGGCATTTATTTCAGATCTGGATGGAGGAGGTAAAACACTTATTAGCGATACACTATCCGTTAAAAATTTTAAATGGTCACCAACTGCTAAAAAAATTGCTCTTACCACAATTAAATCGCCGATGCAATCTACTGGCCTTCCTACCCGAAGTAGTGATTTAGCTATTTACCAAATTAATAATGACCAACTTGAAATAATTACTGAAGCCAAACAAAACCCAACCAGCTTTTTTAAGGATGTCATTTCTTTTTCGACCCCCTTTTGGTCGCCATCCGGAGATAAGCTGGGCTTTGTGCGATATGATTTCTCCGATCGATGGTCAACCACAGGCGAAATTGGTTTGTATGATCTTAAAAGTAAAAGTACAAAAATGATTACCTCAGCCAATAAGCAGGAATTCTATAAACCAAAGTTTCACTGGATTGAGGACAATTATATCCATATAGAGCAAACCACAGAGGCGCAACACGGACTTTTTAAACTCTCGATTGATGATGCAAACCTTAGTACCATAAATGTTTCTGATGATCATAAATCAAATTTTTCATTCAGCTCCGACGGACAATCATTGATCTGGGTTCAACAAAGTATTAACCAGCAACCGGAAATATTTTATGCAGATCGGAATTTTGATAATATGAAACAAATATCGGACTTAAATGGAGATCAAAACTTCCAGCTGCCAGAAATAAAATCTATTGTCTGGCAGTCAGATGATGGTACCGAAGTCCAGGGATGGTATATTTATCCTGTAAATCTAAATAATAAACAGTCTCCACCGGTTATTACACTACTCCACGGCGGGCCCGGACTTCCAGTTACTAATAAATTTCATCCCTATCTACAACAGTGGCCTTTTCCTATTCAGAGTTTAACTGCAAAGGGATATGCTATTTTTATACCTAATTATCGACATACCAAATCGTTTGGCAAGGATTTTATGATCCCTTCGAAAATCGATAAAGAACCAATAGAAGACGTGATTTCAGGAATTAAATATTTAGTTAGTAATAACATGGCTGATAAAAATAATTTAGGAATCTCCGGTCATAGTCACGGTGGTTGGTTAGGTCCCATGGTTGCAGCGGAAAACCCTATATTTAAAGCCGCTTCTTTTGCCGAAGGATTTGGAAATTATTTATCTCTGTATGGTCATTTGGACGGTGCGCGTAACAAGGAACTTCATGAATATTATTTAGAATTCGCTCCGTATGATAATCCAGATCGATATTTAGAACTCTCTCCTATTTTTGAAGATAGTTTAACTACTAAAATTCCAACCTTGTTGGAGTTTGGGCAACATTCTCCCGTTGCAAAACAAGGTGTAGAATTTGCTAAAGCATTCTGGCGACAAGATACCCCTCACAAGCTCACTATCTATCCCGGTGAAGGACATAGCATCCGATCTCCAGCCTTACAAGCTAATGCCATGAAACGTAATATAGATTGGTTTGAAAAATGGATGGATTAA